From the genome of Acropora palmata chromosome 8, jaAcrPala1.3, whole genome shotgun sequence:
TCCAAGTTAtgatgttgtttttatttgttcaatTATGTTCAGGGGATAAAGCCGCACATAggtatttaaattattattgttacacCAATTGTTGCAAGTATCAAGTTCGCTGATTAAGCCTTAAGTTTTTTCGcttgtaaataattgtttttcgttGCATTTCTTACAGTTTgaattgtaatttatttgttttttgcttttatttgattttttgtctttgtaacTTCAATTTGTAGAAGCTTCAGTTTTCACAGTGTGACATGTGAGTTTTTTTAAACATCATTAAACCTTGAATCAATCAAGCCTTCAAACTCTCCTTCACATCAGTCAAGAAATCTTGCTTGCTGTACATCGCTGGAGCTATATGCTCGGCAAATGTAAATGTCTTCAACATTTCTCAATGCCACGTGAATTAATTTTGACTAACACTGTATGATTGCCAATAATTTGTCTTTTGGGCAGGGTATGGTTCTCCTGGATCCTGTTCAGAAGCCACGCTCCTGCCAAGGATTTTGGGCTGACGTGTTTCTTCTATTTCACACAACTTCAATTGGAAAACGATTCCAGGCTACTGTATACATTGCAAATGTCATTCAAACTGCCGTTATTGAGGACATGAACAAGGTGCATATAAGAAAAGAGccaagatgaaaacaaaatagagtGACCATTAATACCATTTGAAATTATCATCACaataaacaatagcaaaacaaaatcctGAAAAATTAAGGTTAGAACAATAAATACTGAGCTCATAGGCTCCAGTCCCATCAAAGCCTGAGAGTTAAAGGAAAGAAGCAGACTGACAGCAATTTTTATAAAACTAACGACACATTTGAAACTAACTTTGCAAGACATGTTTCGGTCATTCAATGACCATCATCAGTTGAAAGTAGAATTAATTGAAGTTACAGTTAATTTATAATATAATGCTaaacaaagataaaataaataacaacgtgaaataAACTATTGAATCTAACAGAACAGCCAAAGGTAACAAATGAGTTTACAATATTGATGTGGTGATTAGAACAAGAGAGTTAAATTAACATGATATAATTGCTTGTTTAGAGAAGGTTACTCTCAGGAAATATGTAACACTTCTTTTATCTTGACCTGGAATTTTGTGATCATATGATCTATAACTTTAAAACATGTAGCAGAGCAGGAATTATGGCATGCCTGGGATTGTTGAAATACATGTGAGGTCCTGTCCCTGTTGAAGTGTTTGTGAATGTGTGTCGAAAGGTGTCGGCTAGTTTCGCCGTCATAGCAAGAATTACAGCTTACACAAGTAAACTTGTAGACAACATTCAAAGGAAGTTCAACAGGCACAGGATCCTTCACACCAAGTATGTTGTGGatcttgaaggaggaaaaggctacCTTAACACCAATAACGTTTAAGTAGTTTATGGAATCTGTTTTGTGCTACACTAGAAAAGGGGCCAACATAAGGTCATGTGTAGAATTGGAGGGAGGGGTCTGAGTTTTAGTAATATATTGCCTAAATGAACTTCTCAACAACATGACTGAGGAAAGGGTTTTTTCGTAAGATTAATAACAATTTCTTGACATCCTCATGAAAGCCAACCCATGTATTGTTGATCTTGTATGTTCTGTCAACTAGGGTCCTGATTAAGCCAAGTTTATAATAGAATGGggtaaaactaaaataattagtTAATAGACCTGTGAAAGTTTTCTTATGATAGACCCTGGTAATCAGAGATTGAGGTTGACTGTTGTCAATCAGAATTAACATCCAAGAAGGggatttttttatccatctctTTTTCCATGGTGAAGTGTATGTTGGGATGTCTGTTGTTGATGTAGTCAAAAAACCAAAGTAGCGATCAACAAAATTCCAGGTCATGATAAAAGAAGCATTACATGTTTCCTGGAGTAACCTTCTTTAAACAAGCAATTATATCATGTTAATTTAACTCTCTCATTCTAATCAGCACGTCGATATTGTACCCTCTTTTGTTACCTTTGGCTATTCTGTTAGATTCAATAGTTTATTTCAcgttattatttattgttttttagcatattataaattcaaatgaaacttCAATTAATTCTACTTTCAACTGAtgatggtctttgaatgaCCGAAACATGTCTTATAAAGTTAGTTTCAAATGTGTcgttatttttataaaattgaTATCATCTTACTACTGCTTTAGTAGCCCATAATTATCATTGCAATtatgatttcaaatatatttaactgacaatatttcttatttattcTTACACTAACCCATTTATGTCACACACATTTCCATCGGTCACTCACCCTACTTAATTACTATTTTTGTACCTATTAttattagggttagggttataCGCTAAAAGTtaataaatgcaaaaataatattgttattaggTAAGatacaacaataattactaCTGTTTTATCAGGATTCATTGAGGACAGGCCAGAGGGCTAAAGTGCGTTTCAGGTTTATGAAACAACCAGAATACCTTCGGAATGGCTCTCGGATTTTCTTCAGGGAAGGACACACCAAGGGGGTAGGACAGGTGATGAGTCTGATACACCACAATGATAACACAGATCGGTGAATCATCATTCCTGAAACACGATTTTACTCCACCAAACTCTGGTTGATTCACTTTGCAACTATCTGTACATTTTTTCACTGTTGTCAAAAGTGTGTCTAGACAAGTTCATCATCTTGCACAACCAGTGACAAAACTTGGGAGCTGTACATAAACCAGTGGGGttcaattttttaatattgGTTGGTCCTGTTATTGGGATAGAGACAACGACTGGATCAGACTTCAGAAGCACATTTGTCTCTGTCAACATGGAAGCACAACTCATGTCTGATTAAATGAGGATAAAATTACTGGTGCTTTGGAAAGGTTAGGAAATTCATTGATTGAAAACCAATCCCCCTGGCATTATTAAGCtggtttattttcttttatactgtatacaaaataaagaattCTAATTGTAATGAATTTTAAAAGATCTGATTGTTGAGGAGAATAGAGCAAGTTGGAGAAGAGAGGTGTGTTACAAGTTTTTTACACATGTACAGAGGGTGCAAATAAAGTGGAATATTAACGgactgaaatttgttttttactttttcctcTTTATGCATTTTGCTGTTCAGAGGGTAATCTATTTGGTCCACCAAAAGCAAGGAATATCTCAGttgctctttctcttggtTCTGCTCCAAGGCCTTTCTTGTGGGGAAGAAATCACGTCTTCTTTTGACGTTGtcttttacttttcttgtCACCACCTAACATTTGCAACGCTCGTGGGTCTTTTAAATTAAACCCTAATCTTTGTGCCTCTAGAGCTTTAAGTTTAGCTTGCTGTTTTTCCTCTCTCCGTTTGGCCCTGAGCTCATGCATCCTGTTACGATAGTCTTCAATAATTCTCCCCATGTTCTTCATGTTTTCCTCAACCTGAGCCAGCCTGAAAGTTGTCACAGAAATCCAAAAGCTCATTTGTTTGCCATCTTTTTATAGTGTAATGATGTGTAtgaatcacaaaaaaaatatttttcatattgAAAGACTTGTTGGACGGAGGCAACCACTATTTAATGCAGCAGGATTAAGCATATAAATTATAGGCGCGCCCAGTTCCCTCTGGAAATGAGTAACGACAAAAAAtttccaataatttattataccACTGCTAAGCCAGGTAATTGCAagcattaaaaaataaatttataagAAAGATTCACAAAACCCTGAAAGAGGGAGGGGGGGGGATATTGAAAGAGAGAAGTACACATAAAGTAGTTTGTGTTATAACTTAAAGCCAGTACTGAAAATATTGTGCATGAAACAGCATACAGTTCTCATCAGGGTGTTACTAGGACACTGACTCTGATACTGATCTATTTGCATCCAAAACAATCTTGATTACTAACCTTTCCTGCTTTCGCTTTTCATACTTATGTCCTTTTGGTAACCTGTCCAGGCCCCTGTCTACCATGGGTTTGTCAGGCCAATAGTACCCTTGTGCTATAGACTGCTTTCTTAATACTGCCAGTCGTCGAGCACTGATTTTTGGTTTGTGCCAGTTTCTCCCTACCTTTTGTGGCTTTGACTTGAGCAGGATTTCTTGCACTTCAGGATGAACTGAGAAGTAACAAAGTTAATATCCATCAATTGAAAagcaaatgtttttcttaccTGTTAGGTAGTGTTGTCAATAGTACCAGCTACTTTTGATTAACTTGTCTTCCCCTAAAATTCTCCCCCTAAAGTATGTTTTGAGTCAgagtaataattaaaataatcagTTAACTATGACCTTAAGCACTATTCTTGAAATAGGTACTTCaagaattatttttgcttgcaACTGAACTGCGCAACCAGCCAAATGCAAGAAAAGGTGAATCACTTTGTCCATTATCATTACATGAGATTTCAGTTAATCGGCAtcataattacaataattggTCATAAGAACTCTTTTGGCAAAGATGACTAACCTTACCCTAACTGAGTTGATAAATATCAGAATCACCACCACAAAAGACAGGTGGCAGAAAAAGATGGCTTGAAGTGGCAATTAAACCTTTGTTTCACCCCTCCcttgcccccccccccccctccggCAAAGTACCACAGTTCTTCATGAAAAACACCTTTGAACAACAGATTGGCTTCATGAACTAGGGCTGATTGGTTGAGGGTCTCCCCAATATACATGTAAAACAGCATACAATCATATTCATGCTCCATGTTACCTTCTTGGCTTTGAAGAATGACTTTTGTTCCCATTCCTTTCGAAAGAAGCATGTGTTGCAAGGCCACATCAGATTCTTTTGCTCCTCTCTTTAAAGTTGTACTACAAATTGCATTTTGATATAATGCTGGTCTTTCCTCAGACTTAAATGAAATGGAAGAACAGTgcctagaaaaaaaatatgtcgCTGTACCACAATGAATTTTACCTACATGTtctaataatttaataataataaaatatcattattattattattattattattattattattattattatttttatttttaccttGTCATAGGCTTTGAAATACTTAATTGATGGGTAAAAGAATAAATTCATGCacttattttttctcttttttggcAGTGCAAAAGTTTGCAGTGATGCAGGTTTCAATTTGCCCTTCCTAAAGTAAAGTGCAAATAGGAAATTGTCTGGAAAAGTTACCACCGCAAACTTGAGATGAGCAATCATTTGCTGTATTAGGCATAGTGTCAATGAAATATCCTGCTTATCATGGCTGATTTATCTGGTAAACAATATTGTGGAATCTATTGtccttgcaatcaaaatatCAAGATATCTGAACATCAGAAGTGACTGCATGGTGGggctgacaaaaaaattaatgtttgatTATTcacgacaaaacaaaacaacctaGCTTTTAGTGACAACCAAATTATTGGGTCATTGAGCTCCAGCTCTGAAGGTGCAGGATACAAATGGTTCTGGGCTAATCTTGCAGTGGAACAGCACTGCCCTCTGTTGCCTCATGCTATGGAAACCAGGATAAGCTCAGGCCACATTGCTCTACAAATAACTTTAACCTTGTAAATTCCCACACAATGTTGCAAGCTTTAATCTAGCTTGGGTTTTTTTCCACACCTTTCTTGCAAAACAATTATCTGTCAATGGTAACTGCATGTAGTTTTGTGTGGGATCATGGCCATCAATCCCCATGCCCCCCCTCCCAACGCATCAATATATGACTGCTCCCTTGATCTGCACCTGATTACTGTCGAACATCACTTCAATATAATGATATGACCACTACTCGTTTAAGAACAAACCTAAGGTAATTATTAAAAGAGAGATCCTTGCCACTCTATATCACTTTTAGGGCCCTTTAAATACGACACTTAAGAATTCAGCCTCAAGTTGCTAAAGAAATGAGAGGATCGAAAGAATgggaccaaaaaaaaaagggcgaAAGTTACGTAGGTTCAAGTACCTTTGTAAAAGTTGCCCCTCTCCTTTACACAATCTGCATCTGAATGTCTGAAGAACATTTTGAGGTGAAAGAGCTCTCCAAAGCGTCTGGCAAACTTTGGTCGCCATGTTGAATTGAAACATAATCACGTGATATATGttaccaaatatggaaaacTGTTCCTAATAGGGACAACAGCTACTAAACTCTCGTTGACTTGAAAAATTACTGTGTAGCTGATATGGCGGAGGGTGACTTGAATGAGGACAGTATAATTTCCCGCTTGTTGGAAGGTTGGTTGAGTTACTTTTCTGTTGTGTATCATCTAATGGCCAATTTGAAAGCGTCGTTGTTGTTTCCGCAGCTCGCGGTAGACCCGGAAAGAGTGTGCAACTAGCAGAATCTGAAGTTCGTGGACTATGCTTGAGGTCGAGAGAGATCTTTTTGAACCAACCCATTCTTCTGGAGTTAGAAGCACCTCTTAAAATTTGCGGTACGCTCGCTTTATGTTAGATTATATATAAAatacgtttttctttttagcctgtttttcacatttttagCGAACAGGGTCTCAAACGAGGTGTTCAAAGTGAAATATGTCGGTGCCCTGACTATGATGCTCCGTGTGCCATAGACTTGTTGCCATCGACGATCGGGAGATATCAGGCTTCTTTAAATACTCAGCCGAGTAGAATATGGGCACCATTTATATTTCCTCGTGTTGGATTTGTCGAtggaaataaacttaacatgTTCGAAATCACAGTAAATTTGAATTAATGTGCTGGCCGGCTATTGATTTTAACTGTCTGCAGATAGTTGAAAAagaagaggtttttttttaaggtttcCCTGATTTTGGTGGCTGCACTTTGAAACTCGAGTTTACTTGTCGGTGTTTAAACATTTTATGGACAGAACCCTGGGAAATGTTAGGTTTTGAGGTTTTATATTCGAGAAAGACTTATCATGTAAGCTACAGCAAACAAGGACCGTCGAGatggataaaataattattgttgtgatggtttttttttttttttttcacggaATACGGTTCTACTTGTGCTGAACAAGCTTCGTTTTTGGAGTTCTTATCTCTGCTGTTGTGCCACAGTAATTATTTAGTCAGTGGACGATTGATTTTGCATTTAATCCATAAGAATAAATCAATATTTTCACTTGGTAATCGTATTGTTAAAATTTCCATATATTTCACGTTTCCGTGTTTCCGATAATGAAGTTTGCAATCTATGTTTTAAGGATTATGGACTGTCATAGAATCAAGATTTTACAAGAGGGTCCATGCAAATACCATTAAATTATTATGACATTTATTGGTGATAGTATGCTGTTTCTAATCACCACTGCAAACAAACTGATTATTCAGAAATAACGTGCTAATGAGGCAAGACTAAATTTACTTCATGGTCTTTGTCTGTGTTGTGACTAAAACGTCACATGAGTACATACAAGTAACATACAAGTACACAGGAACAACATAGGATTAGATATAAGTAACATATGAATAATATAGGAGTTCATGTGAAGAgacatatgaaatgtttcatatattgaactgtggatttgaaatgaagtgagctatgatcataaCTCAGTTGATAGGAGTTCATACGAGTAACATAAAAGTAAGACACAAGTACACCGGACTAAATATGATAGTATACAGGTTATATATGAATACATTAGTTACATACGAATGCATAGGTGCAATGAACTTGAAATGttccatttttctctttgcatTTCATATTTACATTTGTGCAGGTCATGTCTTGCATACACACACACGAGTATGTGCAAGTGCCATACCCCTCTTATCACATCagcacttttgtttttttgtgcatttgtGGTGGGCATGGAGAATGTATGTATGTGGTACACGTGCATGTGGCACTTGGCACACTTGTTTGTGCAAGACATGACCTACGCCTTGCATGCGGCTGGTACGCCTGAAACTTGAATTGGGCAATCAGGATTCAGCAGGCGGGAAGAATTACTGTCCTGACTTCAATTAAAGTAAACAAGAATAGCATTCAAATAAGGCCATTTATCTCACTGGAGATGGCATTAAATATTCAGGAAAAGGGACTTACAATTTCCAAAACCACATCAAActgtaaaaagagaaaaagatgaaACATTCTGAGTCTGCAAGCTAGCAATTTGGTGTCAAAAGTGGTTGCCAGTTTCTGGCGTGGCAACTTGCTTGTAGTTCATGGAGTGTCCCCAGGTAGGTTAATACATAGTTGTgttattttgagaaaaatatccttttcaaatgaaaccCAGAATTCTCAACTGAACTATTAGAAGAGGCTAAGGCAACTTTACCATTGCCTTTATATTTGTTATCTTTGAAGGAAAAGGCTACTGGTATTGTTGGTTGTTTCAGTGGAACAGCTAAGCTTTGATTGCTGCTCGTATTATGGGTGCAGCGGCTGTATGCAAGATGCACgtgtgaaaatgaaattttaagagaaaaatggtGCCTTTCATGTTTATTGCTCCTATGCATTTGAATATAGCCAATGTATTTGTCTATAACCTGCGTATTACCCTATTTGGTTGTGTGTACTCGTACGTTACTCATATGTAGTGTTGTGTTACTCTTATGGACTCCTGTGGTGTTTGAGTCACGATCTTCGTCCTTGTGGCAGCATcttaaactttaaaattttaatcccCTCTCTTACGTTACTTTAAGTTGCTTTTCCGGTTGATTAGTTTCATTAAAAGTAACATACAATGAGAAAATGATAATCAGCataatatttataaaataatatttcatcTGATATGCTTCATGTATGTAGATCCCTTGTTGATTGTTCCAAGTTTGACCAATGTTGTGATGCACACTGATTGGAAGCTGAACAAACAAGCTGTTACTTGTTTtgggtttctttttctttcaaaagtcTGTTTTGTATTAAAAAGCTTTCTAACTGTGCTGAAACTTGTTCTTCCCATTCTCACAGGTGATATACACGGTCAATATACAGATCTTCTACGTTTGTTTGAATATGGTGGATTTCCCCCTGAAGCAAACTACTTGTTTTTGGGAGACTATGTGGACAGAGGCAAACAGTCCTTAGAAACGATCTGTCTCTTGTTAGCGTACAAGATAAAGTATccagaaaacttttttctgtTGCGGGGTAACCATGAGTGTGCGAGTATCAACAGGATATATGGTTTCTATGATGAATGTAAGTACTTTTCAACGAACATATACAG
Proteins encoded in this window:
- the LOC141889130 gene encoding uncharacterized protein LOC141889130 translates to MFQFNMATKVCQTLWRALSPQNVLQTFRCRLCKGEGQLLQRHCSSISFKSEERPALYQNAICSTTLKRGAKESDVALQHMLLSKGMGTKVILQSQEVHPEVQEILLKSKPQKVGRNWHKPKISARRLAVLRKQSIAQGYYWPDKPMVDRGLDRLPKGHKYEKRKQERLAQVEENMKNMGRIIEDYRNRMHELRAKRREEKQQAKLKALEAQRLGFNLKDPRALQMLGGDKKSKRQRQKKT